AGAATCAGAAGATCCATCCAATAACCTGGCAAGAAAATGGGCGGCGGGCCTATGCCCGCCGCCAGTCGGAATATCGCCGTAAGATGCCGACGGAGCAAAGGCGAGGTTCATGCCGGCCAGGAGTGCCAGGTCCGCAGTTCCGTAGTCATGCTGGATTGAGGCTTGGAGGTGGCGACGCCTTGCAGGCCCAGAGTGTTTGTCGAGTGTGGGATCTATCACGTCTACAACAGGTGCGCGTTAAGGGTAAGGGTGCCAGGCTTTAGATCCTTGGGAAGTTGAACGACCGTTCGCTGCCTCGCAAACATTCTAAGTTTCTACGGCCTGGCACCGATGCCGACGCTTCGACGACGAAGGGCTGGAATCAACCTCCGTTGCGCTCCCTCGGAAGGCGATGACGCGAGATGGCGGCGCGGTTTTTGGCTGGTGTCCAAAGCAGTGCATGGCACCTTTGATATTGAAAGTTTTCTAGTTCAGATGTATTGTTCTTCTCAATTTTCTCGAGAAAGGACGCTAGAATGAGACACATTCTCGTGACTCTTGTGGTCGCGCTGGTCGTCCCTCCCGTGTCCGCAGCCCACTTCGGTCAGTGCTCGACAGTCGGCCCGAACTTCACCGTGCACGGCGACCCGATCAGCTACACCATCACAGTGAGGACGGTCTCCTCGACCGCCCCTTCGGCATCGATTGTCGATCAGCTGCCGCCGGGCGTCGAGTTCATTCCCGGAAGTCTGTCGTGCTCGGGTGGGGCTGGCGGCTGCGCGTACGACGAACCGTCCCGGACGGTGAGTTGGAATGGATCGATGACTGTATCCGACACGGTCGTCGTTTCCTTCTCGGTTACCACCGAAACGCTTCCGGATCCCGGATACGTGACCAACGAGGTCGTTGCTGATGATCCCGGGTTCGACGCTCTGCTCATGAGTCGCACGACCTGTGTGCATCGTTCCGGCGAGCAAGCGGTGCTCGGTCCCATCTTCCCGATTTCCAATCACGGATCGGGGTGGTACCAAGGGTGGTCCAACGGCGTGTACTGGAATTCGGTTTCTGAAACGTACGTAGCAGCCTGGATCCGCTCCGACTACCCTACCAACTCGAATTACGAGGTGCAGGCAGTGACCGTCGACCCGGAGGGTGCGGTGGGTGTTGTTCAACACGTCTCGACGGGTCAGGTCGATGAACAGCCGTCCGTAGCCTGCTCCGAAGTCTCGGGCAACTGTCTGGTGGCCTGGTCTCGGAGGGAGCCGGCGCCGTCGATCAACAGCGACGTCTACGCCCGCCTGCTCGGCAGCGGCGCGGCCCCCCTCGGCAGCGAGTTCGCCATCTATCAGGGCAGTGGCCACCAGGGAAACCCGGATGTGGCCTACAACTCGGCCCTGGACGAGTTCCTCGTCACTTACGAGAACCGCTGGGCGAGCGGGCTTCGAGACGTGGTCGCCCAGCGGGTGCGGGCGAGCGACGGTGCCCTTTTGACCTGGGCCAACGTGGCCACCGGCAGCGATGGCGGCCGGACCTCGCTGAGAGCCGCCCACCTCGCAGGGAGAGATCAGTACTTGCTGGTGTACAACTTTACGCCGACCGCGGGTGACCCGGAGATTCGCGCCAAGATCGCGCCAGGACACCTCGGCGGCGTCAGCCCGGCGCCGGAGATGACAATTGCTTCCACGCTGACCAGCTATGAATCCCCGGCGGTGGCCGCGATTGACGACGACTACCTCGTGGTCTGGTCGCACTTGGACGTTTCGAATGTTGGTGGCATCCGGGCTCGGCGGGTTTCGGGGGATGGCTCACCGCAGGGTCCGGCCGGCGGTTTCCGCGTGAGCGAATTTGAACAAAACGTCGTTGCGTACTCGGTGCCGCTGGTCGAGTTCGCGGGTCAGCAGGGCTTCCTCGTCGGGTGGGATCATGACGACGCGGCAACACCGACCCAAGAGGATCTCCACGGCCGTTTCGTCGAGCCGGGGATGGACCACGCTTCGTTCACCGAGTTTCCGACCTGGGCCACCATCGACTGGGATTTTTTCGGACACTTCGCCTGCAGGAGAACCGGGCAGTGCCTCTCTCTTCGGGACGGGATGACCGGCATCGACGGACGATTCGTCTGGGCCTGGCTGGTTTTCGCGCACGGTTTCGACGAGGGCACCTTTGAGGGCTGGAGCCAGGTGGTGGGTGCGACACCGTAAACCTGGCGCGCGACAAGCAAGGTGCCAGTTTTTGGAAACTTAGAAAGATGTGGTGAGGAGGAACCGGAATTCGGTGAGCCTCATGATGATCTGGACCGACGGCCTTTCGAAATAGAGGGCGATTGAATTGACAAAACGAAATTGTGAAAAGTGTCGGTCCTGGCACCGAACCGGCCTCGGTGCTGCGTGTGTCCGCCGTCAAGTGGTGCTGATCACTTCTCCAACAGCTTCTCTACCTCGTCGAGGGTCTCCTCGAAGGTCTCCATCGCGGCCTTGAGGGCGTCCGGCTTGGTGAGGTCGACGCCTGCACCCGCCAGCAGCTCGAGGGGCGGCGCCGAAGCACCTCCTGCCAGCATGGCGAGGAAGGCATCGGCCGCCGGCTTGCCGAGGGTCTTCACCCGATCGGCGATGGCGATGCCGCTCGAAAGCCCCGTCGCATAGGAGTAGACGTAGTACTTGTAGTAGAAGTGGGGGATGTATGCCCACTCGAGGCCATCGTCCTCGTCGAGTGTGTAGCCGGGGCCGTAGTAACGCTGGACCAGCTCGCGGTAGGTCTTCTCGAGTAGGGCGGCCGTGAGCGGCACACCGTCCTCGACGAAGCCGTGCACCGTGCGCTCGAACTCCGCGAACATCGTCTGGCGGAAGATCGTGGTGCGGATGCCCTCCAGGCGCTCGACCAGCAGGGCGACCTTCTCGGCCGAATCATTTGACGTGCTCACCAGATAGTCGGACAGCAATGACTCGTTGCATGTCGAGGCAATCTCGGCCAGGAACGGCGCGTAGCGGAAGCTGGAGTAGGGCTGCGCCTTCATAGCGAGCTCGGAGTGCAGGGCGTGGCCGAACTCGTGCGCCAGCGTCGACATGTCGTTGAGCGAGTCCTGGTAATTCATGAAGACGTAGGGATGGGGTCCGTAGACGCTGGCGGAGAAGGCGCCGCTCCGCTTGTCACGGTGGGGGTAGAGGTCCATCCAACCGTTGGCCGGGTCGAGACCCGCAGCGAGGACCTTCCCGTAGTCGGCGCCGAGTGGCTCGAGGGCGGCGAGGATGGTGGCGCGGGCCTCGCTAAAGGGCACCTCGACCTCGACACCCTCGACCATCGGGATGTAGAGATCGTAGAGATGGACCGCGTCGAGCCCGAGTGCCTTCTTGCGCAGCTCGACGTAGCGGTGGAGGAGCGGCAGATTGGCGTTGATGGTCGACACCAGGTTGTCGTAGACCGCCGGCGCGATGTCGTCCTTGTCGAGGTAGGCCTCGAGAGCGGTGTCGTAACCGCGCGCCCGTGCGTAGGCGACGTCGAGTTCGAATTGCCCGGCCAACGTTGCGGCGAGCGTGTGCTCATATCTGCGGAGGGTGCCGAAAAGCGCCTCGACCGCCGCCCGGCGAACGCTGCGGTCTGCGGAGGCGCGGTAGCGGGAGTAGTTCGAGAGGGTGAGCTGGACTTTTTCGCCCTTTTCGTCGGAGATTTTGGGCCAGTGGATATCGGTCAGCAGGGCGCCGAAGGCGTCCTCCAGCGACGACGGGATCTCGTTGAGGTCGATCTCGGCCCACAGATTATCGCCGAGCAGGGACAGCGCCCGTTCCGCGTCGGGTGTCAGCAGGCGGCCCGAGCGGCGGCGCAGGTTGTCGAGGTAGGGGCGATAGGTCGCGAGCGCCGGCTCGGCCGCATAGGCGGCGTCGAGGCTCGCGGCCGGCAGGGTCAGAATTTCACGGCGGATGAAGGACGCCGCGCGCATCAGCTGGTCCATGGCGGCCAGGCCGCTCTGGACCATGGCGTTCGCAGCCTCATCCGAGAGAGCCGTGCTCTGTCGCAGGTTGGCGTAGAGGGTGACGAAGTTGGCGTCGGAGTGGAGCCGGAAGTAGAGGTCGAGGCACGCCCCCAGTGCGCCCGGGTCGGCGAGCTTGCCGTCGTAGGCCTCGAGGCCGGGAATGGCG
The nucleotide sequence above comes from Acidobacteriota bacterium. Encoded proteins:
- a CDS encoding DUF11 domain-containing protein, whose amino-acid sequence is MRHILVTLVVALVVPPVSAAHFGQCSTVGPNFTVHGDPISYTITVRTVSSTAPSASIVDQLPPGVEFIPGSLSCSGGAGGCAYDEPSRTVSWNGSMTVSDTVVVSFSVTTETLPDPGYVTNEVVADDPGFDALLMSRTTCVHRSGEQAVLGPIFPISNHGSGWYQGWSNGVYWNSVSETYVAAWIRSDYPTNSNYEVQAVTVDPEGAVGVVQHVSTGQVDEQPSVACSEVSGNCLVAWSRREPAPSINSDVYARLLGSGAAPLGSEFAIYQGSGHQGNPDVAYNSALDEFLVTYENRWASGLRDVVAQRVRASDGALLTWANVATGSDGGRTSLRAAHLAGRDQYLLVYNFTPTAGDPEIRAKIAPGHLGGVSPAPEMTIASTLTSYESPAVAAIDDDYLVVWSHLDVSNVGGIRARRVSGDGSPQGPAGGFRVSEFEQNVVAYSVPLVEFAGQQGFLVGWDHDDAATPTQEDLHGRFVEPGMDHASFTEFPTWATIDWDFFGHFACRRTGQCLSLRDGMTGIDGRFVWAWLVFAHGFDEGTFEGWSQVVGATP
- the pepF gene encoding oligoendopeptidase F, which gives rise to MRAFLLSEWKSVITLSLVTAALLPPIGLEAAPPDTALPTYEPDANVDRSAIPEIYTWDLSPLFASDEAWDEARLKLLAAIPGLEAYDGKLADPGALGACLDLYFRLHSDANFVTLYANLRQSTALSDEAANAMVQSGLAAMDQLMRAASFIRREILTLPAASLDAAYAAEPALATYRPYLDNLRRRSGRLLTPDAERALSLLGDNLWAEIDLNEIPSSLEDAFGALLTDIHWPKISDEKGEKVQLTLSNYSRYRASADRSVRRAAVEALFGTLRRYEHTLAATLAGQFELDVAYARARGYDTALEAYLDKDDIAPAVYDNLVSTINANLPLLHRYVELRKKALGLDAVHLYDLYIPMVEGVEVEVPFSEARATILAALEPLGADYGKVLAAGLDPANGWMDLYPHRDKRSGAFSASVYGPHPYVFMNYQDSLNDMSTLAHEFGHALHSELAMKAQPYSSFRYAPFLAEIASTCNESLLSDYLVSTSNDSAEKVALLVERLEGIRTTIFRQTMFAEFERTVHGFVEDGVPLTAALLEKTYRELVQRYYGPGYTLDEDDGLEWAYIPHFYYKYYVYSYATGLSSGIAIADRVKTLGKPAADAFLAMLAGGASAPPLELLAGAGVDLTKPDALKAAMETFEETLDEVEKLLEK